From the genome of Mastomys coucha isolate ucsf_1 unplaced genomic scaffold, UCSF_Mcou_1 pScaffold6, whole genome shotgun sequence, one region includes:
- the Zfp36l2 gene encoding mRNA decay activator protein ZFP36L2, whose protein sequence is MSTTLLSAFYDIDFLCKTEKSLANLNLNNMLDKKAVGTPVAAAPSSSFTPGFLRRHSASNLHALAHPAPSPGSCSPKFPAAPNGGSCGPAGAGGPSSYAQLKEPSGSSGTALLNKESKFRDRSFSENGERSQHLLHLQQQQQQKGGSGSQINSTRYKTELCRPFEESGTCKYGEKCQFAHGFHELRSLTRHPKYKTELCRTFHTIGFCPYGPRCHFIHNADERRPAPSGGASGDLRAFGARDALHLGFAREPRPKLHHSLSFSGFPSGHHQPPGGLESPLLLDSPTSRTPPPPSSSASSCSSSASSCSSASAASTPSGAPTCCATAAAAAAAALLYGPGGAEDLLASGAPCGGCSTASGANNAFAFGPELSTLLTPLAIQTHSFAAAAAAYYRSQQQGPAGPAPPHAQPPAQAAAPPSPPFGFQLPRPLSESPVFDAPPSPPDSLSDRDSYLSGSLSSGSLSGSESPSLDPGRRLPIFSRLSISDD, encoded by the exons ATGTCGACCACACTTCTGTCAGCCTTCTATGATATCGACTTCTTGTGCAAG ACGGAGAAATCCCTGGCAAACCTCAATCTGAACAACATGCTGGACAAGAAGGCGGTGGGGACGCCCGTGGCTGCTGCCCCCAGCTCGAGCTTCACTCCGGGCTTTCTGCGCCGCCACTCTGCCAGCAACCTACACGCGCTCGCCCACCCCGCGCCCAGTCCGGGCAGCTGCTCGCCTAAGTTTCCAGCAGCCCCTAACGGCGGCAGCTGTGGACCCGCCGGCGCGGGCGGCCCTTCCTCCTACGCCCAGCTCAAGGAGCCTTCAGGAAGCAGCGGCACGGCGCTGCTCAACAAGGAGAGCAAATTCCGTGACCGCTCGTTCAGCGAGAACGGCGAGCGCAGCCAGCACCTCCTGcacctgcagcagcagcagcaacagaaaggCGGCAGCGGCTCCCAGATCAACTCCACGCGCTACAAGACCGAGCTGTGCCGGCCCTTCGAGGAGAGCGGCACGTGCAAGTACGGCGAGAAGTGCCAGTTCGCGCACGGCTTCCACGAGCTGCGCAGCCTTACGCGCCACCCCAAGTACAAGACGGAGCTGTGCCGCACCTTCCACACCATCGGCTTCTGCCCCTACGGCCCGCGCTGCCATTTCATCCACAACGCGGACGAGCGGCGGCCCGCGCCATCCGGAGGCGCCTCCGGGGACCTGCGGGCGTTTGGCGCGCGCGACGCGCTGCACCTGGGCTTCGCCCGCGAGCCGCGGCCCAAGCTGCACCACAGCCTCAGCTTCTCGGGCTTCCCGTCGGGCCACCACCAGCCGCCGGGGGGCCTGGAGTCGCCGCTGCTGCTCGACAGCCCCACGTCGCGCACGCCGCCGCCGCCCTCCTCCTCGGCCTCGTCCTGTTCCTCGTCcgcctcttcctgctcttccgcCTCGGCGGCCTCCACGCCCTCGGGCGCCCCGACCTGCTGCGccacggcggcggcggcggcagcggccgCGCTGCTCTACGGCCCCGGGGGCGCGGAGGACCTGCTGGCTTCCGGAGCGCCGTGCGGCGGCTGCTCGACCGCCTCGGGCGCCAACAACGCCTTCGCCTTCGGCCCGGAGCTGAGCACCCTCCTCACGCCGCTCGCCATCCAGACCCACAGCTTCGCCGCTGCGGCCGCCGCCTACTACCGCAGCCAGCAGCAGGGCCCTGCGGGCCCTGCGCCGCCCCACGCCCAGCCCCCCGCCCAGGCCGCCGCGCCGCCCTCGCCTCCCTTCGGCTTCCAGCTGCCGCGCCCTCTGTCCGAGTCGCCCGTGTTCGACGCGCCCCCCAGCCCCCCGGACTCGCTGTCGGACCGCGACAGCTACCTGAGCGGCTCGCTGAGCTCGGGCAGCCTCAGCGGCTCCGAGTCCCCGAGCCTGGACCCCGGCCGTCGCCTGCCCATCTTCAGCCGCCTCTCCATCTCCGACGACTGA